TTGTTTGGCGCTGCCGGCATCGTTACCGATAGACAAATCCAAACCGATACGGAGACTGACATCGGCGGGAATTCCCCGTGCACGTTCCTGCAAGAGTGATCCCGCTTGGGCGTTTTGCAGCAATTTTCCTCGCCCAATTAATCCATTTCGAGATTCTAGCTGTACCAATCCTTGTTCGCCACCACGGGCGTCCATCACAGTGAGAACTGCCCCTTTTCCAAATGCGGCAAGGCTTTGAGGATCGAGTCCTCCCAGCCATAATGTGGCTTGATCGCCGCTAACGTTGGTGACAACTGCTTCCGCCGGCTGCGTTTGTCGGTTGATAAAATACAGGGGTTTGTTATCGTTACCGCTTGCCGGTTTAACTTCAAAAATCGGTTCTTGCCGGCTGAAGGAAAGCTGTGTGGTACTGCGGGCAATATTCGGAACCGCACTAGCCAACACTTCTGTGCCGGTTTGCTGCCAAAGATATTGCGTCATTAAATAAGTAAATGCGCCGGCGAAAAAGTCGCTAAACGGCGCATCAGCGGCTAATTGATTGCGTTTTGTAGAGGCAATTACTGCCCCTTTTGCTACGCCGGCGCGACGCTGTTTGATAAATTCTTCTGGAGAAAGATTCAGTCGTGAAAGCCATTGTTGCTGATATTCAAACTCAGCCGGACTGGCTTCGAGTTGTCTGCCGCCATTACGGGATCTCACCCGGAAATTCCCCCGTGTCCCCCCGCCAGAGTAGCAGCTATCGAGCACTGCCGTCACATTTTCTGTTTGCAATGCCGACATTAATAAAAATAGCGTGTGCCCCATAATGTCTTGCACGGCACCGCCTTTCACGGGATAATCGGGCGGCAGTTTACTATCTGCCGGCACAAAGGTACTATTCAACCCATCGGGATAATCTTTATCTGGATCGACAACTTGAGAACCGTGTCCGGAGTAGTGAAATACCACCACATCTCCCGGTTTGGCTTGTTTAATTAAATGTTCTTCAAACGCCTCTAAAATGCTGGTTCGTGTGGCTTGCGCGTCTGTTAGCGTCAGGATATCCTTCGGCTTAAAACCAAATCGGTAGGTCAACAGTTGACGCTGTAATTCTACATCTGTGACGCAGCCTTGTAAATGTGAAAACCCGGCATCTTCAGCATATTGATTAATTCCCACTAGCAAGGCAAGTTTTCGCGGGGTGCTTTGAGCCAGCAATTGACCCATTTTGTCGCCTTGCTGCTGTATATCTAGCTGGCTTAAGCCTAAACTTGTGAGAAAAGAGCCGGTGAATTGCAAAAACTGACGGCGGTTGATGCGGGACATCGTTCCTCCTCAGGAATTTCGATTTCAGATTTTCGACACACCCATTTGAAATTTTGAATTTAAGGAGTTTTATTAAGTATTAATACTGAGTTAGGATTATTTTAGATTTAACCGGGATTTATAATTGCTGATTTTTGGTGTTTAACTGATTAACTTTTGCTTTTATTTAATAGCAGAATTTAAAACATGAGTCAAGAAATTAAGAGTAGAGTTTATAAAATTTTAGAATCATCCGATTCTGAGGACTGGCTGAGCCGGTTCGATGATATTAGCGTAACTGTGCTAGTAATTTTAGATGTGACTGATTTTGTTTTGGCGACTTCTCAAGAAATTTACTCCAAGTATGAGGTATTTTTATCAAATATTGAATTAATTGCCGTTATCTATTTTACAATTTTGTATATTTTGCAGCTTTGGTCATGCACAGCAGATGCTAGATACTCACATCGTTTTTGGGGAAGATTGCAATATGCCGTGAGTCCTTTAGTAGTAATCGACTTAATGGCGATTATTCCTTTTTTCTTGCGCGTGATGTTTCCCCATGTGCAATTAATCGAATCAACAGAAATTTTGCGATTGTTGCGATTATTAAAATTAATTAGATATTCAGCCTCTCTACAAACTATTTTAAAAGTTATCAACGGCAAAAAAGACGAATTAATTATGACGGTTGTGGCGGTAATTATTTTGTTAATATTTGCATCTAGTATCATGTTTCTGGTAGAAAATGAAGCGCAACCAGAAGCATTTCCCAGCATTTCAGCGGCGATGTGGTGGGCAGTGGTGACATTAACAACGGTGGGGTATGGAGATATTTACCCGGTGACGCCGGTGGGAAAATTATTTGGTGCAGCACTTGCTTTTATTGGAATTGGATTGTTTGCGCTGCCGGCAGGGATTATTGCTTCAGGGTTTTCTGAAGAAATTCAAAAAAGAAAGCGTCCTGAACTTGATGCACAACCGTGGACAACCGAACAGCAACAGGCAATGACAACCCATATTGAACAATCAGCAGAGTTGATGAAATTCTGCATAGAGACAGCGAAGAAAAAGTTTGGCGATAGTTTTGAGAATGAAGAAGTTATCCGAGACTTAGCTATTTCCCTGTATAAGGAAGCGGTGGGTAAGTTTAAGATTTTTTGAAGCCGGCATTAGGGCATTTAATACCGGCTTCAAAAGCAAGGAACTTAGCGAACTTTTCAATTAGTTAGTTAATCAACAGGAAATTTACTCCGACGACGCTTCCGAGAATAACCAATTCCTAACAAAAGAAATCCCGCCGCCATACCCAAAACTTGGCTGGGTTCCGGCACATCCGCATTTGCCGGCAATGAACCCGAACTTAATTGTTTGTTCATCCTTTTCGGAATTACAACCGGCACAACCTCTTGCCGTTTAGGATTCTTGGAATCAACTCGCACCTCTTCAGACACCGCGACAAATGCTGTGTATTGAGATAGCAACCGATAGGCAAGTGCAGTATCCGTAACTGCCTTAACACCGGCAAGATTTTCAGCGCCATACATTTGATTCATTAAATCTTTAATTCGTGCCCTTCCCCACAGTTGTGAAATTGCAGAATTGCCACTCACTTGATCGAAATTCACATTGAGAATCTTCTCATAACGCTGACCTCCTGCGATAGTGCCGGTGATGCGAATTTGCCCATTTTTGCGGTCTTGTTTACGCCCAAATAAGACTAAAGGTTGACTTGCAAATAAATCTGCTGCCTTGAGGGGATAAATTTCTGCCGGCTTCCCAGAACCGACCCAAGTTATTTCAATATTTGTTAAAACCGGATTGTTAATTTCTCGGAAAAACTTCTGTGCGACAGCCTTGCCAGATTCATGGGGAGGCACAATTTCAGCCGTTCCTCGTCCCAACTCTGCCAGCCGGTTAATTAAAAACCGATTCGTTGAAGAACCTACACCAAAACTGTACAGCCGGTTTCCAGCTTTTAGTCGCTTCTGAACTTCTGCAATTACTTGAAAGTCATTGCCAATCAATCCGTCTGTCAACAAAACCACGCTTCGCAAGCGTCCTTTAGGTGCCGGTGGAAAATCTAGAACCTTATTCATTCCATTCATTAACTCACTGCCACCATTTGCACTCAAACCATTAACATAAGCAATTGCTTTCTGACGGTTTGACGGCGTATTTGGTAAAGGGTTAGAGGACAGTTGCGTTGTGGTACTGGCAAAATCTATAATCGTAAACGTGTCTTCAGGATTGAGACCATTAATAAACTGCCGCATCAATTCCTGAGATTGCTGAATAGCCGCACCCGCTTGAGATCCAGATGTATCCATCAAGAACACAACATCTTTAGGCACAATCTGATTCGGATCGTACTTCACGGCTGGAATTAAATAAGTTGCAAAATGACCGCCTTTTTCATCCGATTGAGTTAATACCGTCGCCTGAGTGGAAGCACCGGCAACTTTGTAACGCAGAATCAAATCTTTATTGGGAATCGTCTTTTCCCCAGCAAGTTTCACCTCCATCGTTGAACCGGCACGTTGAATCGCCATTTGATGGGAAGGTGAACGTACTTCAGTAATTGGAACGCCGGCATCAATATCCACTGTGACATTAATATCTTGCCCAGAACGAGTTGCAGAAATCGGTGGATTCAGTTTCGCGGCATCTGCTACACTGTTTCCAGGAATATAACGCGGCCCTACTACCATTGGGAAGACAAATTCATAGTCGCCTCCCTCAAACTTTAAACTTTCGGTGTAGCGAATCGTAACATCAATTTTTTCACCGGGTTTAATATTCGCCAAAGATTGGGTAAAAATATTATCCCGTTCTTGTTCAAGCAAGCCTGCAGTTTTTCCCTGCTGTTTCGCTTGCCGATAAATTTGCTTGGCTTCTTCGCGCTTTTTAATTAAGCCACGAATCACGCGATTTCCCACCCGAATTTCCATATCATCCACCGCCGCCTCATCTGGCAGGGGAAAGGTATAAATCGCTTCTAAAGGTTCTTTGTAGGGATTAGCAAATGTCTGCGTCACTTCAACGCGCGACACATTGCCAGAAATTTTGGCTTTCACTTCTGTGTGTTGCAAGGGAAATGTTTTTTGCTGATTATCCGCAGTAAATAAGCCTGCCGACTGTGGAGGTGCTATTGGCTTCACCGGCACGTTATATTCTTGCGATACTGGGCTATTGTAATAAGTTGGCTGCGGCGGGAATAATGTATTCAATAGATTCATGCCGGCAGTCCATCCCACGACGATAACCGTACCCCCTAGCAGCACCTTATTCTTTGTCTTTGACAGCGCTGAGGGGGTAGCATTTAAATCGGTGAGAATTTCAGTCGTTGATTCGTAGCGCCGCTTCGTTGCACTTTGCAGCATTTTGTCAAGAACTTTCCCTAACTGAGGACTCACCGGCTTCCTCAAATAATCTCGCCAAACCCAACGATCTTCTCCACTATCAAACAAATCAAAGGGTGCAACTTGAGTCATTAAGTGGATGCAAGTGACACCCAAGCTGTAGATATCACTAGCAAAAATTGCCTTGCCTTTGGTTTGTTCTGGCGCTGTGTAGGCAGCAGAACCGATCATCGTGCCGGTTTTCGCCAAAGCCGTCTCCGTAGCCAATTTTGCCGCCCCAAAATCAACTAAAACCAGCTTGCTATCTGCCTGTCGGCGAATAATATTTTCTGGCTTTATATCTCGGTGAATAATTTGGTGATTGTGAACAAACCCCAACACCGGCAGCAAATCATTTAACAGTTGACGAATTTTAGTTTCGTTAAAAGATCCTTCCTCTGCTAATTCTTGCGCCAAATTGCAACCGGCAATCCACTCCTGCACAAGATACTGATGCCCGTTTCGCTCAAAATACCCCAACATTTGCGGAATTTGCGGATAGTTACCCAGTTGTTTGAGTCGCTGTGCTTCTTCACGAAAGAGTTCTGAAGCTTTCTGAGTATTGCCGGTTTGCTGAGGAAAAAACTGCTTGATCGCGCATCGCTTTTGTGCCGGCTGCAATTCATCCACAGCCAGAAAAGTGCGCCCAAATCCCCCAGCACCGATAGGTTCAATTGCCCGATATTGCCCTTGCAGCAGTAATTGAGCGCCGCAACTGTTACAAATTTCGTCAGAGGAAAAGTTTTGCGGATGTTGACAGTTGGGATTGAGGCAGTAGCACCCATCGAAGTTGGCGGTGGGTTTTTTTTGAGGAGTGAATTGACTCATAAACGCCTGATTTTTAAGACTTAATGGAGTTGCCAGGGTGGCACATGAGGTGCCCAAGCGAGGAAGCTTGAATAGCCGCTACAGTTTTCGCGAGGTGAAATACGGATAAGCGGCTTGATCAGAGCAAAAAAAGCTGCCGGTGGGGGTTGCTAAGCTTCAGACAATGCCGGTTAACCAGCGATCAAGAGCCGGCGCGTCTTTTAAAGCAGCATAATTGACGTGATTCTAGCTAATCTTTCTTGAGAGGGATTGACACAGATCACTTTTCACTCAAAAGACTGAATGCACCACCCCTGTAAGCCTAGGGTTTAAACGCCTAGCCGTTGAGTGTAGAGGTGTGCCGGCAAATACTAGGCGTTTGGGCAGGGATCTGTTATTTTTTGGGATAATATTCGTTGAGTTATTTCGATTCAGCGAAGTAATTTGATTGCTGCGGTTGCTGGGATTGAACATCACAGGTAGCAAGAGCGCTTTCACAACTGTCGATCCCAGGTTTCTGAATTGAAGAAATTAGGGTGCTGTCATCAAGGCAAAGAACATGGCTGGGAATCCCGCACACGTCAAACGGTTGCTAGAAACGAAACAATGTCAGGGAGGCGATCTCAGGGATGCCAACCTGAGCCGGTTCAATCTCAGTGGTGCCGACCTCAGCGGTGCCAAGTTGATGTTTGCCAATCTCAATAATGCCAAGCTCAGCAAGGCCAATTTGAGTGGTGCCGATTTAAGTTTTGCTAACTTGGTGGCTGCCGATCTCGTGAGTGCTGATTTAAGCGGTTTAGACGCCAAGGGAATTAATCTGTTTGAGTCTCATCTCAACAGTGCCAACCTCAGCGGTGCTGACTTAAGAGTGGCAAATCTGGTTAACTGCGATCTCAGTGATGCCAACTTAAGCGGATCAGATATGGGAGGGGCGAATTTAATCGGCACCCAGATGACGAGAGCCAACCTAAGTGGGGCAAACTTGGGAGGGACAAATATGGGGAAAGCGAATTTAGTTGCAGCGAACTTGCTAAATGCCAACCTCAGTGATGCGCGGTTAGTGGAAGTTGATCTGAGTGATGCTAACCTCAGCGGTGCTAACTTGAGTAGCGCCAACCTGTTGAATGCCAACCTCAGCGGCGCAAATCTTAGTGGTGCCAATTTGAATGGTGCAAACTTGGCAAATGCAAAGCTGGACGGTGCAATTGGACTTGAGAGCGACAGCCCAAATATAAGGCGACCAAATGTGGAGACAACAGCAAGTGCGCCGCCGGTGGGAATGTCTTACTTGAGTTTGCCTCATGCAGGGCCGTATTATTCTGATTCCCCAGGTTCTGCCGGCAAGCCACGCTTCGGTACGCCCTAGAAATCGATTTTTCTTAGTCGTAAATTGCCGGTTAGCACTATTAGTTTGCCTAACGTGTAAACGTCCCTGTGCTGGAACTTGTACAAGTTCTTATACGAGTTCACCAAATTCTTGATAAAAATAATGCCTCCAGAATAAAACCCTATCCCGTGACCGAGGCAACTAATGGATTCTTCAGCCCCACACCGGCTGACTCAATTAGCCAAAGTGTTCTTCAAGCTCGGCGCAATCGGATTTGGTGGCCCTGCGGCTCACATCGCCATGATGGAGGATGAGGTTGTCCACCGGCACAAGTGGCTGACGCGAGAGCAATTTCTCGATCTTGTCGGTGCAACAAACTTGATTCCCGGCCCGAACTCTACAGAAATGGCGATTCATGTGGGATACATCTACGCCGGCTGGTTGGGGTTAATTGTCGCCGGCATCTGTTTTATCGGGCCGGCAGTTGTGATCACCGGCGCATTTGCCTGGGCTTATGTCGTGTTTGGCCAACTGCCGCAAGTCTCGCCTTTGCTCTATGGCATCAAGCCGGCAGTCCTCGCCATCATCTTGGGCGCTATCTGGAAACTGGGAAAAACCGCTGTTAAAAACCGCAAACTCCTGCTGATCGCGGTTGCAGTTACGGTTGCCTTATTTTTAGGGCTAAATGAGGTGATTGCCCTGTTACTCGGAGGCTTACTGGGAATGCTTTGGCTGCGTTTATCCCAAGGACACAACGACGGAACCGGCACGGGATTTAACGGATGGCTGATTGGCGTTTCCTTCCATCCTTTACTCTCCCAAATTTCTACCGCTTCCCCGCTTGCCTCGCCTACTGCCCCGACTTTGTGGCAACTTGGATTATTTTTCCTAAAAGTCGGCTCAGTTTTATTTGGCAGCGGCTATGTGCTGATAGCCTTTCTAGAAGAGGGATTAGTCGGGCAAGGCTGGCTAACTCAACAGCAGCTACTGGATGCCATTGCTATTGGCCAATTCACACCAGGGCCGGTGTCATCAACCGCTACATTTATTGGTTATGTGATTGCCGGCTGGCCTGGAGCCGTGGTGGCCACACTGGGCATTTTCCTGCCTTCGTTTCTGTTTGTTGCTGCATTAAACCCCTTGCTCCCGCGTCTACGTTCCAGTCCTTGGGCTTCAGCATTTTTAGATGCGGTGAATGTTAGTGCTATCGCCCTGATGGCGGCAGTGACTGTGCAACTCGCCAGAGGCATCCTGATCGTCTCAACCGGCACTCAACTCAACATTGATTGGTCGGCACTCTTCATTGCAATCATTGCTGCCGTTGCTGCCATTCGCTTTCGCCTCACCACCATCTGGCTAGTCTTAGGGGGCGCATTGATGGGCTGGCTTGCCAATTTTATCTTGAGCAACTGATCGGAGAGGAAGGGCCAGGAAACGACTTCCTAGCCCCTAACCCCTAGTCCCTAACCTCTAATTACCGGCCAATGCCAACGTAACGGAAGCCGGCTTTTTCCACCGCCTCCCGATCAAGGAAATTGCGGCCATCAATGATCACGCGGTTGTTCATCAGCTTAGCCATTTTTTCATAGTCAAGCGTGCGGAACTGCTGCCATTCCGTCACCACCAGCAGGGCATCGCAGCCATCGGCCAGCCGTTCTGGATCAGTTTCTACAAGCACGCCAGATAGACCATGACGAATGCCGGTTTGAGACACAATCGGGTCATAAGCTTTCACTTTTGCCCCCAGCCGGTTTAATTGCTCAATCACGTTGAGTGCCGGCGCATCGCGCATATCATCCGTATCGGGTTTGAAGGTCAGACCTAACAAACCTACGGTTTTACCCTTGAGGATTTTAAGTTCGTGCTGAAGTTTTTCAATGGCGAGTAACCGCTGACGCTGGTTGACGCTGACTGCAGCTTTGAGAAGTTGAGCCTCATAGTTGTAGTCATCAGCAGTGTGAATTAACGCGGAAACATCTTTAGGAAAGCAGGAACCGCCCCAACCAATGCCGGCATTCAAAAATTTGCTGCCAATTCGGGAGTCCAGACCGATTCCTTTCGCAATCTGCACCACATCTGCACCGACGCGGTCACAAATATTAGCAATTTCATTGATAAAGCTGATTTTGGTTGCCAAGAACGCATTTGCAGCGTACTTGATCATCTCAGCAGAACTAATATCGGTGACAACCACCGGCACCGGCTGCAACGACTGATCTTCAGCAAACTTACGCTCAATGATCGGCGTGTAAAGTTCCTGCATCATTGAGATGGCTTTGGGGCTGTTGCTTCCCAAAACGATCCGATCTGGGTTAAAGGTGTCGTAAACTGCTGAGCCTTCGCGCAAAAACTCTGGATTACTGACAACGTCAAACTTAACACCGCTCTCAACGGCAACCTCTTCATTTGTTGTGCCGCCACCGACTCCCACCAGCGTCTTCTGACGTTCGGCGAGGCCA
This genomic window from Microcoleus sp. FACHB-672 contains:
- a CDS encoding VIT domain-containing protein; this translates as MSQFTPQKKPTANFDGCYCLNPNCQHPQNFSSDEICNSCGAQLLLQGQYRAIEPIGAGGFGRTFLAVDELQPAQKRCAIKQFFPQQTGNTQKASELFREEAQRLKQLGNYPQIPQMLGYFERNGHQYLVQEWIAGCNLAQELAEEGSFNETKIRQLLNDLLPVLGFVHNHQIIHRDIKPENIIRRQADSKLVLVDFGAAKLATETALAKTGTMIGSAAYTAPEQTKGKAIFASDIYSLGVTCIHLMTQVAPFDLFDSGEDRWVWRDYLRKPVSPQLGKVLDKMLQSATKRRYESTTEILTDLNATPSALSKTKNKVLLGGTVIVVGWTAGMNLLNTLFPPQPTYYNSPVSQEYNVPVKPIAPPQSAGLFTADNQQKTFPLQHTEVKAKISGNVSRVEVTQTFANPYKEPLEAIYTFPLPDEAAVDDMEIRVGNRVIRGLIKKREEAKQIYRQAKQQGKTAGLLEQERDNIFTQSLANIKPGEKIDVTIRYTESLKFEGGDYEFVFPMVVGPRYIPGNSVADAAKLNPPISATRSGQDINVTVDIDAGVPITEVRSPSHQMAIQRAGSTMEVKLAGEKTIPNKDLILRYKVAGASTQATVLTQSDEKGGHFATYLIPAVKYDPNQIVPKDVVFLMDTSGSQAGAAIQQSQELMRQFINGLNPEDTFTIIDFASTTTQLSSNPLPNTPSNRQKAIAYVNGLSANGGSELMNGMNKVLDFPPAPKGRLRSVVLLTDGLIGNDFQVIAEVQKRLKAGNRLYSFGVGSSTNRFLINRLAELGRGTAEIVPPHESGKAVAQKFFREINNPVLTNIEITWVGSGKPAEIYPLKAADLFASQPLVLFGRKQDRKNGQIRITGTIAGGQRYEKILNVNFDQVSGNSAISQLWGRARIKDLMNQMYGAENLAGVKAVTDTALAYRLLSQYTAFVAVSEEVRVDSKNPKRQEVVPVVIPKRMNKQLSSGSLPANADVPEPSQVLGMAAGFLLLGIGYSRKRRRSKFPVD
- a CDS encoding pentapeptide repeat-containing protein, with amino-acid sequence MAGNPAHVKRLLETKQCQGGDLRDANLSRFNLSGADLSGAKLMFANLNNAKLSKANLSGADLSFANLVAADLVSADLSGLDAKGINLFESHLNSANLSGADLRVANLVNCDLSDANLSGSDMGGANLIGTQMTRANLSGANLGGTNMGKANLVAANLLNANLSDARLVEVDLSDANLSGANLSSANLLNANLSGANLSGANLNGANLANAKLDGAIGLESDSPNIRRPNVETTASAPPVGMSYLSLPHAGPYYSDSPGSAGKPRFGTP
- a CDS encoding caspase family protein, producing the protein MSRINRRQFLQFTGSFLTSLGLSQLDIQQQGDKMGQLLAQSTPRKLALLVGINQYAEDAGFSHLQGCVTDVELQRQLLTYRFGFKPKDILTLTDAQATRTSILEAFEEHLIKQAKPGDVVVFHYSGHGSQVVDPDKDYPDGLNSTFVPADSKLPPDYPVKGGAVQDIMGHTLFLLMSALQTENVTAVLDSCYSGGGTRGNFRVRSRNGGRQLEASPAEFEYQQQWLSRLNLSPEEFIKQRRAGVAKGAVIASTKRNQLAADAPFSDFFAGAFTYLMTQYLWQQTGTEVLASAVPNIARSTTQLSFSRQEPIFEVKPASGNDNKPLYFINRQTQPAEAVVTNVSGDQATLWLGGLDPQSLAAFGKGAVLTVMDARGGEQGLVQLESRNGLIGRGKLLQNAQAGSLLQERARGIPADVSLRIGLDLSIGNDAGSAKQAIDAIRRIEVVPVQQKEVDYILGRMTGTYRQELQSRQIPNLPAIDSIGLFSPSLEVIPGSFGAAGESVSAAVSRLQAKLKSLLAARIVKLTLNSNSSRLNLVVSMTPENQSQVLAQSFTARGGGQTRVQPKVTSTVTQLPLQTPIQFQIENKESRDLYLSVLVIDSSGEISVVFPNQWTASDDVTRVSAGQTLAIPDANKDGFKLITQEPKGMTEVLIVASSFPLRKALQALRQLSSQTGVDRGPVALNQPTEVMGDLLDDLGETTRGLPAAINPAVRGIDTTQMAALSITFEVV
- the chrA gene encoding chromate efflux transporter, yielding MDSSAPHRLTQLAKVFFKLGAIGFGGPAAHIAMMEDEVVHRHKWLTREQFLDLVGATNLIPGPNSTEMAIHVGYIYAGWLGLIVAGICFIGPAVVITGAFAWAYVVFGQLPQVSPLLYGIKPAVLAIILGAIWKLGKTAVKNRKLLLIAVAVTVALFLGLNEVIALLLGGLLGMLWLRLSQGHNDGTGTGFNGWLIGVSFHPLLSQISTASPLASPTAPTLWQLGLFFLKVGSVLFGSGYVLIAFLEEGLVGQGWLTQQQLLDAIAIGQFTPGPVSSTATFIGYVIAGWPGAVVATLGIFLPSFLFVAALNPLLPRLRSSPWASAFLDAVNVSAIALMAAVTVQLARGILIVSTGTQLNIDWSALFIAIIAAVAAIRFRLTTIWLVLGGALMGWLANFILSN
- a CDS encoding UDP-glucose dehydrogenase family protein, translated to MRVCVIGTGYVGLVTGACLAHIGHHVVCVDNNEQKVILLKSGQSPIFEPGLTEIMQAAYQTGNLEFTSDLAAGVAHGEILFVAVGTPALATGESDTRYVEAVARGIGAHLDGGYKVIVNKSTVPIGSGDWVRMIVLDGLAERQKTLVGVGGGTTNEEVAVESGVKFDVVSNPEFLREGSAVYDTFNPDRIVLGSNSPKAISMMQELYTPIIERKFAEDQSLQPVPVVVTDISSAEMIKYAANAFLATKISFINEIANICDRVGADVVQIAKGIGLDSRIGSKFLNAGIGWGGSCFPKDVSALIHTADDYNYEAQLLKAAVSVNQRQRLLAIEKLQHELKILKGKTVGLLGLTFKPDTDDMRDAPALNVIEQLNRLGAKVKAYDPIVSQTGIRHGLSGVLVETDPERLADGCDALLVVTEWQQFRTLDYEKMAKLMNNRVIIDGRNFLDREAVEKAGFRYVGIGR
- a CDS encoding potassium channel family protein, with the translated sequence MSQEIKSRVYKILESSDSEDWLSRFDDISVTVLVILDVTDFVLATSQEIYSKYEVFLSNIELIAVIYFTILYILQLWSCTADARYSHRFWGRLQYAVSPLVVIDLMAIIPFFLRVMFPHVQLIESTEILRLLRLLKLIRYSASLQTILKVINGKKDELIMTVVAVIILLIFASSIMFLVENEAQPEAFPSISAAMWWAVVTLTTVGYGDIYPVTPVGKLFGAALAFIGIGLFALPAGIIASGFSEEIQKRKRPELDAQPWTTEQQQAMTTHIEQSAELMKFCIETAKKKFGDSFENEEVIRDLAISLYKEAVGKFKIF